In one window of Streptomyces sp. FXJ1.172 DNA:
- a CDS encoding CaiB/BaiF CoA transferase family protein: MAGPLDGVRVLDVSQVMAGAYCAALLADVGADVIKVERPVGDELRGWGAHFPGGQSPAYMAVNRNKRGIALDLRDERGAAALRRLSAGVDVLVENFRPGAMERLGCDYPRLATRNPALVYCSISGFGQDGPLAGRGGYDLVAQGMSGIMSVTGEPGGALVKAGVPICDLTAGLLAANGVLAAYVHRLRTGEGQYVDTSLLEAGISLMVWESAVLFATGQVAGPLGSQMRLAAPYEAFRTADGWLTVGTPNQRMWERLVEALAWPGLGTDPRFADPMSRMTNRPSLTEELQKRFLQHTTEQWMDILLPHGIPAGPVYDIAQVYSDPQVRARRMLVEVGHPTAGLVKHIGVPVKFSRTPAVIDRPAPLLGEHTTDVLTEAGFGPSEIETLLAAGVAKEEK; encoded by the coding sequence ATGGCGGGCCCCCTCGACGGCGTGCGGGTTCTGGATGTCAGCCAAGTGATGGCTGGTGCCTATTGCGCGGCGCTCCTCGCCGACGTGGGCGCCGATGTGATCAAAGTCGAACGTCCGGTCGGCGACGAGCTACGTGGCTGGGGAGCCCACTTCCCCGGCGGCCAGTCGCCGGCATACATGGCGGTGAATCGGAACAAGCGCGGGATCGCCCTGGACTTGCGGGACGAGCGGGGAGCCGCCGCGCTGCGCAGACTCAGCGCGGGAGTCGACGTCCTCGTCGAGAACTTCAGGCCGGGCGCCATGGAGCGGCTCGGCTGCGACTATCCCAGACTCGCCACACGGAACCCGGCGCTGGTCTACTGCTCGATCTCGGGATTCGGCCAGGACGGCCCGCTGGCCGGCCGGGGCGGGTACGACCTCGTCGCCCAGGGCATGTCCGGGATCATGAGCGTCACCGGGGAGCCCGGTGGCGCGCTGGTCAAGGCGGGCGTGCCGATCTGTGACCTCACCGCGGGGCTCCTGGCCGCCAACGGTGTACTCGCCGCCTATGTCCACCGTCTGCGTACCGGCGAGGGACAGTACGTGGACACATCTCTGCTGGAGGCCGGTATCTCCCTGATGGTCTGGGAGAGCGCCGTCCTGTTCGCCACCGGGCAGGTAGCCGGCCCGCTCGGCTCGCAGATGCGGCTCGCGGCCCCCTACGAGGCGTTCCGGACTGCCGACGGCTGGCTGACCGTCGGCACACCCAATCAGCGGATGTGGGAACGTCTCGTGGAGGCCTTGGCATGGCCGGGGCTGGGGACGGATCCGCGGTTTGCCGATCCCATGTCCCGCATGACCAACCGCCCGTCGCTGACTGAGGAACTACAGAAGAGGTTCCTGCAGCACACCACCGAGCAGTGGATGGACATCCTCCTCCCGCACGGCATCCCCGCCGGACCTGTGTACGACATCGCTCAGGTCTATTCCGACCCCCAGGTCCGGGCCAGGCGGATGCTCGTCGAGGTGGGACACCCCACGGCGGGGTTGGTGAAGCACATCGGCGTGCCCGTCAAGTTCTCCCGCACTCCGGCCGTCATCGATCGTCCGGCCCCGCTGCTGGGCGAGCACACCACCGACGTGCTGACCGAAGCCGGCTTCGGCCCATCCGAGATCGAGACCCTGCTCGCCGCGGGCGTGGCCAAGGAGGAGAAGTGA
- a CDS encoding enoyl-CoA hydratase/isomerase family protein, with translation MSAVQLRHHTPHIVVITLSNPPVNTLSWESRAHLKTAIDRLEEEPEIRAVVLTGAGGVFTAGADLAQDQRMTRTELPALVADFERIVDGLERFRAPVIAAVNGPAVGGGFELALACDIRVASSEASFVAAGVNVGLMANFWRLARIVGLGPAKEILLTGERYGAERAAAWGLVTEVCAPEALMHVALAKAERIATRAPLSVEATKRCVNDALEMSRDEARQRQVDELAELFMKDDHKEALRAFFGRSVGEYHRH, from the coding sequence GTGAGCGCAGTCCAGCTGAGGCACCACACCCCGCACATCGTGGTGATCACGCTCAGCAATCCGCCCGTCAACACGCTCTCATGGGAGAGTCGGGCGCACCTGAAGACGGCCATCGACCGGCTGGAGGAAGAGCCGGAGATTCGTGCGGTCGTCCTCACCGGGGCCGGAGGTGTGTTCACCGCAGGCGCGGACCTGGCCCAGGACCAGCGGATGACCCGGACCGAACTGCCCGCTCTCGTGGCGGACTTCGAGCGGATCGTCGACGGCCTGGAGAGGTTCCGCGCTCCAGTGATCGCCGCAGTCAACGGCCCGGCCGTCGGCGGCGGGTTCGAGCTGGCCTTGGCCTGCGACATTCGTGTCGCGTCGAGCGAGGCGTCCTTCGTCGCGGCCGGTGTCAACGTGGGCCTGATGGCCAACTTCTGGCGCCTCGCCAGGATAGTGGGACTCGGACCGGCCAAGGAGATCCTCCTCACCGGCGAGCGCTACGGAGCCGAGCGGGCCGCGGCCTGGGGACTGGTCACCGAGGTATGCGCACCCGAGGCGCTCATGCACGTAGCGCTGGCGAAGGCGGAGCGGATCGCGACCCGCGCCCCCCTGTCGGTCGAGGCCACCAAGCGGTGCGTGAACGACGCCCTGGAGATGAGCCGGGACGAGGCGCGCCAGCGACAGGTCGACGAGCTGGCCGAGTTGTTCATGAAGGACGACCACAAGGAGGCACTGCGGGCCTTCTTCGGCCGGTCGGTCGGCGAATACCACCGGCACTGA
- a CDS encoding bile acid:sodium symporter family protein has product MHSSVLTTVLLPIALAVIMLGLGLSLTFADFARVIGAPRAVGTALACQLVLMPALCLALLALTGADPDTAVGMLLLAASPGGTLAAVYSHLARGDIALNITLTAVNSLISVVTLPLVMWGVTRHYVGHAHNIGLQPQGVVTLIATVVLPVALGMALRRLRPGLARTLGQAVRIVSLIVLVVVVVGAILQNAEQLGRSLGSVLPLTAAFSVLNLVIGYWVPRLARVERTQAVASSMEIGIHNGALAVTIALSPALLNMPGAAVTPAIYSLVAFITAAVAASLLARRSRTLPVMEPASST; this is encoded by the coding sequence TTGCACAGCTCTGTCCTGACCACCGTGCTGCTGCCGATCGCCCTGGCGGTCATCATGCTCGGCCTGGGTCTTTCTCTCACCTTCGCCGACTTCGCCCGCGTGATCGGTGCGCCGCGCGCAGTGGGCACGGCACTGGCCTGCCAGCTGGTGTTGATGCCCGCGCTCTGTCTGGCGCTGCTTGCCCTGACCGGAGCCGACCCCGACACCGCGGTCGGGATGCTGCTCCTGGCCGCATCACCCGGCGGAACGCTCGCAGCCGTCTACAGCCACCTCGCCCGCGGTGACATCGCGCTGAACATCACCCTCACCGCGGTCAACTCGCTGATCTCCGTCGTCACACTGCCGCTCGTCATGTGGGGCGTGACCCGCCACTACGTCGGCCACGCCCACAACATCGGACTGCAACCGCAGGGCGTCGTCACACTGATCGCCACCGTCGTGCTGCCGGTGGCTCTGGGAATGGCGCTGCGGCGCCTGCGCCCGGGCCTTGCGCGGACTCTCGGCCAGGCGGTACGGATCGTCTCGCTCATCGTGTTGGTGGTGGTCGTCGTCGGTGCGATCCTGCAGAACGCCGAGCAGCTGGGCCGGTCCCTCGGCTCCGTCCTTCCGCTCACGGCGGCGTTCAGCGTCCTGAACCTGGTCATCGGCTACTGGGTTCCCCGCCTGGCGCGCGTCGAGCGGACCCAGGCAGTCGCCTCGTCCATGGAGATCGGCATCCATAACGGTGCGCTCGCCGTCACCATCGCCCTCAGCCCCGCATTGCTGAACATGCCGGGCGCCGCGGTGACACCCGCGATCTACAGTCTTGTCGCCTTCATCACCGCGGCGGTGGCAGCCTCCCTGCTCGCCCGGCGGTCCCGCACACTGCCCGTAATGGAACCGGCGAGCAGCACCTGA